The DNA region GACACGACAGATATCGGAGCATTTTTATTCGTTCCCGCCAACATCTCATGCAAAGAACTGGAAATTGGGGCAGTGAGATGCGCGAAtagatgccgaggagggagccACATGGAAGGGCCAAGACCTCAACCCTGCCAAggtgggggttagggtttgcCGTATCATCACGGATGGCGCCGACGACCATGGTGATAGGTTCAATTTTATAATCGTGGAATGATTCAAAGATAAACACTGATTTACTGGATATCCAACCAAGGTATCTTAGACATCCATCTACGCAATCCAGAACCAAACCCTTTGCAACCAGTTCTTCGGCACAGGCTTAACATCGCCCTCACACCACTCGTCCATTTCCTTCTTGCCGGTCACCACATCGATATCAGCCAATGGCTTCGCCAAGGGCGTCCTGTACACAATCTTGTGTCCCACATATAACAACAAAAATGCCGGGATAGTGATGTACGCCGCCAAAAAGTTCTTGTAGTCGAACCCCCCGTCAGCCGCCTTGATGGCAAACACTTGAAATCCGTTGGTGAGGGTAAGAAGCGAGATGAGAACCAGCACAAACCAAGAGAGGTATGGCTGCCCGATCGTTTTAAATGGTAGTGTGTCTAGTAGACTCTGGAATTTCAGAGCCGAGCGGAAGCGGAGATAGGTGATGAGAACCACGATCCAAGCGATGAAACctgagatggtggagatgttCATGAACCAGGTGAATACTGTGGCGCCGTTTTCGGAGACGTTGAGGTAGGCCAGAAGCCCGAGCGACCACGTCCCAAGGACGGCGGCGTAAGGAACACCTCTGCGTGTAGTCCTGGTGAAAATATGTGGTGCTTGGCCGGTTGCCGCCAAGGAGTACAGGATACGTGATCCAGAGTAAAGAAAAGCATTACCGGCTGACCACGCAGAGGTGAGAATGGCGGCATTAATGACGTGGTTAAGGCCACCAATGCCTGCTTCCTGAATACCGATGACCCAGGGAGAGGCGTTGGCGTTCGACTCAGGGGACAAAAGGCGCGGGTGATCGGATCGGACGAGACAGCCGAGAATCAAACTGCTGACACCGTAGAAGATAGCCAGACGGTACAAGAAGCGGCGAGCAGCCTTGGGAATGTTCCGCCGAGGAGCAACAGTTTCACCAGCCGCGAGACCGATAAGCTcaggggaggtgatgaaACTGAACCCAGCTCTGACAAATGCCGTCCAGTATGCCAAAAAGTTGCCCCAACTTCCCGTTGCCACATATGGTTTGATGGCACCAGGATCATTCCAAGTCCCGAACCCAATCGCTTCCCTGTTGGGCGCTCCGCCGGCCATGATGACAATTCCCGTAATGATCAAACCCAGGATGGTGATCAGCTTGATGCTGGCAAACCAAAACTCGGCCTCGCCAAACACCTCAACGGCAATGATGTTGAGAGCCAGGCAGACAATCAAGATGATCGTGATCCAAACAGCAGCATGAACGGGAGTGTCCCAGTAATCCAGCAGGATAGCTCCCGCTGAAGCTTCCGCTGCCACCAGAATGGCATACGCATACCAATAGTTCCAGCCGGCCGCAAAAGCCAAACTGCTATCGACATACCGGTTCGTGAAATATGGTAGCGTGATTCCTCTCATCGGAAGATAGGTAGTCATCTCAGCAATGGCGTTCAtcacacaccacacaacaAACATCTGTGACAGGTAACCCAGCCATAATGGCAGTGGACCGACAAGCGCGAGAATTCCACCAGAGCCAACAAAAAGGCCTGTTCCGATGCTGTTGTCCGTGTGAGCTGCCAGTAATTCATGATGAAGAGAGGGAGATTTGGGCAATACTTACGCGCCACCCAGTGCCAAAAACTGAATGTGTCTACTTTTCAACCCACGTTGAAGTTGCGAGTCCTTGTCGAGCGAGACAAGCCCGTCTAGCAGCTCGGGGCCACTGCCGCTTTCAACCGACCCTTCGTGCTCCGATTTCATTTTTGGTGTATCCTCCCAGCCTGGAAGTCGAGTTGTCGACAGGGAGAAGGTTGGATGGCCTAGAACAAAGATGACTGCTCACGAGACTTGGACAGGCGTAGATAGGCACATGAAGGCTGTCCAGATCTATGGAAATAAGTTTTGATCCGGCGCGGTTGAAGGTTGTATGTAGACCCTTTTAACCTTTGTGCCACCTGCACGTTTTTGTTGCCGGCCGATGAGACCCGAGGGTTTGGGTCAGGAAGAGCGGATGGGGTATGGTGTTGATCAAATGTGAGGCAGATGTCAAAAACATGCCATTGATTGGAATACAGTAGGTAGCGCACCCAATGCCTTAAGTCAGGCTGGCGCGGAGGAAGGACGTCACCGATGGCTGGGGTCAGTGCCGGGGCAACGTCCGGGGAagcggatgaggaggggtgatggtgagaaaCCTGATAGGAGATTGCAACCATGGCAAGGAATTCCAACCGTAGCATGTCTGGGATTTTGTGTGTTCTCTTTCGGGGTGATTGGCCATGTCGCTGGCTGCTGATCCGACCTTCCTAATTGGAAGGCCCTCGAGTTGACAATGGTGGGATTGAACGCTAGAACCGTGTGAGTGCCGATCTGAGGTTTCCCTGCCCCACTACACGTCGTGTAACATCAACACTGTGACCTTCCGATCCGCTCACTGTCTTCCACCGTAGCTACCCGTTTGCCATGGCGTCGGTAAGAAAAGAGGTATCGCGTTTGGAATTCGACCCAGGAGTACGTGATCCAGTCggacggtggcggtgagAAGAGGCGATAAAGGCACGCTAGAGGATGTGCTCGCGTGTGGCTTTCGCCATCAACGGCTGTTGAAGATTCTCCAAGATTTTGAGAATCGGTGAATGGATCAAGTTAGAAATGCCGTTTAGAGACAccctaaggtacctaggtgtGAATCCCTTTtggtaaggtaggtaataCAAACAGGAAGTGTTAGGTGTTGGTGAGGCACCCTGCTCAGGAGCCGATGTGTGCTCAGAATTGTGACATCACATGAGAACGGAATGTCTTCCGACACCCAGCGTTGATATGCATTTGAAGATCTAGTCCAGCAAAAGATATATCCCCAGATCATCAATTCGCATCGATACCATCAAAACTATTAGTTTTTTGCTGATTTGACACTGCCCAAAGTCAAGTTGACAAAAATACTCCGTACAGCGAGGGATGCTTGATCAACTGATAACTGTCGGAAAACGGAAGGTCGCCCTTCCCGCCAAGTCCAACCCTTGCAAACCCCCAATCAATTTTGCAGACCACctcacatcctcatcacatCTCGTGGTCCAAAGAAGTTTTCCATCTTTCCATCTGGACCATGCCCTTCACTCCGAAACGACCGCTTGGCACTTGATCTCAACATTGAGCCTCTCGTTGGGCAGCGCAGCAACCTGAACGCAAGTCCGAGCTGGTGCTTTGGTGCGGTCTGGCCAAACTTTGTTCCACTCGGCGTTCATGGCGGCGTAATCGCTTCGAATATCCGTCAAGAAGACCGTCGCGTCCACAACACTTTCAAGACCACATTTCCCGTCCGTGGCCCCGCGAATGATAGTTTCGATGTTCCTCAGAACAGCTGCTGTCTGTGTCCCGCAGTCCAAAATATGTGTTCCGTCGGCCTGTGTTTCGCAACCTTCGTAGGTGCCGTCCCCGCGTCGACTCGAGGTACCCGATACGAATATTGTTCGCGCCGTACTTGGGATGGTGCGGGCATGAGGATAGTTGGCCAGCCCCTGGGCTCCAGTCGCTGGCAGCAAGTAGCCTGTTCCGTTTGGTGATGCCATTTTGCGTTTGATGTAGTCTTTTGTCGACAGGATATGGTAGTTGAGGCCCAGTTGGTGATACTTGACACCAGACGTTGTTATACCGAAGCCAAGAACCCCTCCGGCCCCTCACTGAGGTCCCGTTCGATAAGCGCCAAGCGCCGGATCCCGTTTTGACCTACCTGACCCGCCTTCCGTCCCGACCCGCGATTTGCCGACACTACTGCTGCTCTACATCCCTGGCCTAGAATCTTGTCTCGATACATGTGACATATTCACCAGAGCACCATATTGTCCTATTTCTACCCCTGGATAATCCAATCTTTGTTGTGCCATCGCTAAAAGTGTTTTGAAGTGTTGCTCTTGTATCGACAAATATGTCGTCCTCGACCTCAGACAGACGGTTGAGTGAGCTGTGGAGCTGCGTTACGCTCGACGAGGCAAGCTCACTTATAGACTCCACAAGCAGCCCCTTCTCACTTCAGAACTTTGTTGGAGGCCAATACATTGCTCCTCCTGActccttgaccagctccTCGCAACACATCACCTCGTTCGAGCCAAAGACTGGTCGTCCCATCTACACGCTTCCGTGTACTCAACCCCATGCCGTGGAGGCGGCCATCAAAGCCGCCAAGGCGGCTTTTCCATCATGGAGCAAAACAGCCCGTGCAGAGAGATCGGCCATTCTCTGGAAAGTGAGCGAACTGCTCCAGCAAAACAAAGAAGTCTTTGCGATATGGGAAAGCATCGACCAGGGAAAGACACTGGATAGAGCTAGGGTAGAGGTTGATAGGGCCATATCCAACTTCTCGTAAGAGATCAACAGAAGCTAGGCGGTATTCTTTCTCTTGGTGGCTGACAAAGAGGGCAGATATTTTTCGACCTTTATCCTCCACGAGCAAACAGCCGCGCGGATGGTGGATGGAGTTGCTCTTACCTATGAACATCGCTCACCAGCCGGCGTATTTGCCCTGATCTCACCATGGAACATGCCGTTGTATCTGCTCACCTGGAAGATTGCACCTTGTCTCGCCTTTGGGTGTACGGCTGTTGCGAAGCCAAGCGAGGTGACGAGCATGACGGCCTTCTGTCAGTTCATTCGTTGAATCGCGACTTATATGCTGTGCTAACAACTGCTACAGTGCTGGGTGATATCTTCCAAAAAGCCGGAGTCCCACCTGGAGTCATCAATATCATCTTTGGCGACGGAGCAACAACCGGTGCCGCCCTGGTGGCATCGCCGTTGATCAACGGCGTATCATTCACTGGAGGCACTCAGACCGGCATTGCTATCCGCCGCCTTACTGCGCATCAGATAGGAAAGCATCTTTCCCTCGAGCTGGGTGGCAAGAACCCGACTTTGGTCTTTGAAGACTCGATGGTGCCTTCAGTGCGCGAACGTACCATCCGGGTTGCTGCCATGGCTGCCTTTGAGAACCAGGGAGAAATTTGCCTCTGTGGCTCGCGGATTTATGTTGAAAAGTCTGTTTACAACGACTTTGTCCGCGACTTTACGGCTTATGTCAGGGAGAAATACGTGCTGAAGCAGACTGTCGGGGCGGTTGCCAGCTTGCAGCATTGCGACAAGATCAGGAGATATCTCGAGTTGGCCGCGGAACAAAAGGCGACATTTCATCTTGGGGGTGCTCCGCCAACTTTGAACGAGGATGAGGCCCAAGGATACTGGATCGAACCGACTATCTTGACGGATGTGGCCAAGAATTCGGCGATTCAGATTGATGAGATATTCGGCCCCGTGGTGACCATCACTCCTTTTGACAATGAACAGGAGGCAATCCAGCTTGCGAATGATAGCGAATATGGACTGGCAGCCATTCTACTAACGACTGACGGAGCAAGGATGAGACGTGTTGGAGAGCAGCTCGAAGCTGGTTTGGTCTGGGTCAACTGCTGGTTGGTCCGAGAGCTTGGAACTCCTTTCGGCGGAATGAAGAACAGCGGAacaggaagagaaggaggcgagCATTCCAGAGACGTGTTCACCGTTGTGAGAACACTGCATCTGCCCGCCTACTAGGACCCtatcaacaccatggccgcAGGGCACGTGGCGCCCACGATGATAGCTGAAAAGCGGCTGGACTTTGGACCTTCCACAATGGTCAGCTGGATGCTAAGCGACTATCGATACGACCAAGCGTTTTCCTGGATCTACAGGCTCAGAGTTCACCGGTTTACCGCAACAAAGCTCGCCGGCATTAGCGCAGTCGGCTTGTCGCGGGTATCTCTCCCGGGCACAGGACGGACTTGGGCAATTGACCAATCAGCGCCGTATCCGTTCCGCCATCCGTCATCCGACATCCGCATTTTCGACcaccacaaacaaacaattGCAAGCCTGTGCCTGGTGCTGCATGTGTGTGAACGTGATTGGATTTGGGGTGGAACATGACATCACGTTGATATACTTGCAGGTTTCTCATTGATCATTGATATAGCACAATATAGTTTTACGATTCCCATCTTATTCTAGGTTGGTAAACGCTTCCTCGATGTTTTGACAACCTTCATATCGTCACTTATATTCACATCACGATCGTCAGCATCATTACCGTCaagtaccaccaccaagcatAATCATCATGGCACCACCAATCCAAGACTGCAACTgctgctccagctcctcctccccctccatgtcttcctccccagacACCCCAATCACCccaacaacgccaacaaTCCGCCCGGCCTCGAAGCTCTTCAGAATAGACATGCACACCCACATCATGCCCCCATCCCTTCCagacctctcctccctcaccccaccATCAGACAGCACCTACCAATGGCCCTCCTTCCGCCCCGTCTTCTCCCCCGACGCCAAGCCCGGGGAGATCGACATGTTTGTCGGCCCAAACTTCTTCCGCCGCGTCCAAGCAAACTGCTACGACCCCGCCGTCCGCATCAAGGAGATGGACGCCGTAGGCGTAGACGTCCAAGtcctctccaccgtcccaGTTCTCTTCTGCTACGACGCCCCGCTAGAGCCAGCGGTTGTTCTGGCCAGGACGTTGAATGATCACATCGCGGAGATATGCCGGCGGTACCCTGAACGGTTCGCCGGGTTGGGGACTGTGCCATTGCAGGATACCACCTCCGCAGTGGAAGAGCTGAGACGGATAAAAGGAATGAAAGGGATGAAGGGGATCCAAATCGGGACTTCGATCACGGAAAACATGATGCTGGATGATGAGCGGCTGGAGGAGTTCTGGAAGGAGTGCGAGGAGTTGGATGTGCCTGTTTTTGTGCACCCTTTGGGGTATTCCCTGCCGAGGGAGAATAAGGCCCGGTGGGGGAAATACTGGGGGAGTTGGCTTGTTGGTATGCCTTCTGAGACGGcgttggccatgttggcggtTACGTGctcggggttgttggggcgGTATccgaggttgagggtttGCTTTGCTCATGCGGGTGGGGCTTTTCCTgctttgatggggagggtgcagAAGGGGTATGGTTGTAGGTCGGACTTGGTTGCTATGGACTCGCCGGGGGTTTCACCGAAGGATTATTTTAGGGGgaaaggaggtgaggaggagggagggatatATCTTGATTCTTTGACGCATGATCCTGATTTGTTGGCGTTTATACTTGCAAAGTTGGGGCcgggtgggaaggggagggttttACTTGGGAGTGACTACCCTTTTCCGCTAGGTGAGGTGCCCATGGCAGGAAAGATGattgttgaggatgagagtGTAGATCAGTTCTTGAAGTGGGAAGAGAAGGCGTGGATTCTGGGGAGAAATGCCATCAGGTTTTTGAAGTTggggaaggagtttgagagCAGATTCAACAGCAGGTTGCAAGAAGCTGCTGACGAGAGTTGGAATAAGTGGAACAGTACTGTATCGGGAGGGCTGCCTGTCAGGCCAAAGGAGATTGCGCACAGTGGAGGGAGAGATGGCAGACCGGTGATGATTCGTGATCAGGACTGGGAGGTGTCATCTTTTAGTAGTGAAAGTCTGTAGTTCGTATAACTAGGCGTACAGGAATCAATGCAACAATACCGATGATGGTGCTTAATAGAGTCATGTACAATAGGGGAGAAAACTCATGGGTAAATACGGCAAGATGCTATCTAAGAAGCTCAACGCTGAATGATATCCAAGAACAGAAGATGTGCCTACGTCTTCAAGACTCTTGCTTGCCGTCTTCATACCCTGCAGTCGCTGCCACCGCTCCGGTGAGCTCCACATCCCCCGGTGTACTTCTGTTGCGCTTCCTCCACATTTCCATTCCCTTCAGTCTCTCAAACCTCTCTCGAAAtgccctccccgcctccaccttTTGTGAGCGAAGCTTGGTCATGATCTCCGTTTTCTCCAGCTTCTGAAGATTCTCGTTCATTGTCGCGTTCACTTCAGCTCGCTGTGTCCAAAGGTCCCATACTGCGAGAACTAGCAGTGTGGCTGGGCCAGCCAGAGCCCAAAATACCCAGAAATGGGCTGTCAGCTGTAGCCTGTCCTCGTCGGATATCTTCGTGAAAGGTGCCATGACCGTCTGTGTAGAAAATCAGCAAATACCAGTGAGGTAAGACAGGTAGTAGAGGGCGGGGATATCTACCGCAATAGCCGTGGCTGGCAGAAAGACCATGGTCAGAAGAGCAATGCTTTTCATTGCTGAAGAGTCCCGTCATGTCTCGCGAGCGATTTCTTGTTGCATGAGGTTATACAGCTCTTTAAAAAGACTACATAGTATTGCGCCACATTATGATGAATGACACTGTAACCATTTTTTAACGTGCCACTTGCAAATACAAATGCACATCTTGTATCATGTGTTCGTGCTGATGAAACAAACTCCGACTGCGCACAGATGCAAGCTCCAGAAACCGCCTGCTTCGGCTGCCATCATAGATCTCTGGCTCTTGCTCGACTCCAAATCGTTGACAATGATGCTGAATCTTGCTGATGGCTGCAATGATCGAACCGTGAAGGGGCTGGAACATTGTAAAAGTCCTGTTTTGCAAGTATCGATGTTGCGTAGTAAGCGTTATATGCAGCCCAGAAAAGAATTTGTCTTGTTCTTCGGTTTCATTCCCAGCATCCTGAAGAAGATCTGCCTCTTGAAGAGCCACCTTCTTATCCATGACCGCTAGAGTTTCGTTGACAAACTGAAGGTTCTTTCGTATTACATTCACTTGGCTTTTGATGTCCAGCAGAGCCCACTAGTAGATTAGCAAAGGTAGAAGTCGGATCCTTGATATAGTCCTTGCAGTGTACGACGTTAACCGGCACAGACATATGTTCTGATTCAACCCCGTCGGCGACATAGAATCCCTGTGTCAAGCGGAGAGATAGATTATAGCTAAGCGCCATGGAAATCCAGCATTTGGTGGAGGTATTCCAGTTAAGTGTCAAGCCTGCAATGATTCTTTTATCAACACTTGCACGGTCGTCAATAATACCCTCTCAGAGAATCTGCTTCTCATCTAATGCTGAGGCGTTGGTGCCAAGATCTTCAATAGTAACAGATAGAACTGTTGATCCTTTGCTCGTAAGATCCCTGACATACGATTTTGGCAGTTCCATTGTCtgcatcatctccatccaCTGCTCTCTTGTGAAGGGTACTGCCCAGGCTGATTCCACAGCCCAGGAGCCATAAATCAGTCGCAGGATTCCTGTGGGCGGGTTCTCAAGTTCATCCTTAGGGACGAATCGTCCTTTTGCTCTCAACCATTATCCAAAGTCCTCTGAGTCCGTGTTTAGAGTATAGTAGTCTTTGACTTTTGTTGGGAGTGACTAAGGAAAGAATCAATAATTATTGCCCTGCGCTTTAACCAATGCTTCGGATCAAACACACCTGAAAGGACACAATTTCTAGACATCCCACTTCTCTTGCATCAGCATCAGACGCGAACGTTAGCCAGTCTGTGTATGGAAGTCCAAAGAGGTCCATTTTCCAAGTTTACAACCCGAGTATGGGGTTGAACGCCGAAACTGGATGTGGTGCAATGTCAAGGTCGGTATTA from Podospora pseudoanserina strain CBS 124.78 chromosome 1, whole genome shotgun sequence includes:
- a CDS encoding hypothetical protein (COG:E; EggNog:ENOG503NUN0), giving the protein MKSEHEGSVESGSGPELLDGLVSLDKDSQLQRGLKSRHIQFLALGGAIGTGLFVGSGGILALVGPLPLWLGYLSQMFVVWCVMNAIAEMTTYLPMRGITLPYFTNRYVDSSLAFAAGWNYWYAYAILVAAEASAGAILLDYWDTPVHAAVWITIILIVCLALNIIAVEVFGEAEFWFASIKLITILGLIITGIVIMAGGAPNREAIGFGTWNDPGAIKPYVATGSWGNFLAYWTAFVRAGFSFITSPELIGLAAGETVAPRRNIPKAARRFLYRLAIFYGVSSLILGCLVRSDHPRLLSPESNANASPWVIGIQEAGIGGLNHVINAAILTSAWSAGNAFLYSGSRILYSLAATGQAPHIFTRTTRRGVPYAAVLGTWSLGLLAYLNVSENGATVFTWFMNISTISGFIAWIVVLITYLRFRSALKFQSLLDTLPFKTIGQPYLSWFVLVLISLLTLTNGFQVFAIKAADGGFDYKNFLAAYITIPAFLLLYVGHKIVYRTPLAKPLADIDVVTGKKEMDEWCEGDVKPVPKNWLQRVWFWIA
- a CDS encoding hypothetical protein (COG:E; EggNog:ENOG503NW4N) — protein: MSSSTSDRRLSELWSCVTLDEASSLIDSTSSPFSLQNFVGGQYIAPPDSLTSSSQHITSFEPKTGRPIYTLPCTQPHAVEAAIKAAKAAFPSWSKTARAERSAILWKVSELLQQNKEVFAIWESIDQGKTLDRARVEVDRAISNFSYFSTFILHEQTAARMVDGVALTYEHRSPAGVFALISPWNMPLYLLTWKIAPCLAFGCTAVAKPSEVTSMTAFLLGDIFQKAGVPPGVINIIFGDGATTGAALVASPLINGVSFTGGTQTGIAIRRLTAHQIGKHLSLELGGKNPTLVFEDSMVPSVRERTIRVAAMAAFENQGEICLCGSRIYVEKSVYNDFVRDFTAYVREKYVLKQTVGAVASLQHCDKIRRYLELAAEQKATFHLGGAPPTLNEDEAQGYWIEPTILTDVAKNSAIQIDEIFGPVVTITPFDNEQEAIQLANDSEYGLAAILLTTDGARMRRVGEQLEAGLVWVNCWLVRELGTPFGGMKNSGTGREGGEHSRDVFTVVRTLHLPAY
- a CDS encoding hypothetical protein (EggNog:ENOG503NWQ1; COG:S) yields the protein MAPPIQDCNCCSSSSSPSMSSSPDTPITPTTPTIRPASKLFRIDMHTHIMPPSLPDLSSLTPPSDSTYQWPSFRPVFSPDAKPGEIDMFVGPNFFRRVQANCYDPAVRIKEMDAVGVDVQVLSTVPVLFCYDAPLEPAVVLARTLNDHIAEICRRYPERFAGLGTVPLQDTTSAVEELRRIKGMKGMKGIQIGTSITENMMLDDERLEEFWKECEELDVPVFVHPLGYSLPRENKARWGKYWGSWLVGMPSETALAMLAVTCSGLLGRYPRLRVCFAHAGGAFPALMGRVQKGYGCRSDLVAMDSPGVSPKDYFRGKGGEEEGGIYLDSLTHDPDLLAFILAKLGPGGKGRVLLGSDYPFPLGEVPMAGKMIVEDESVDQFLKWEEKAWILGRNAIRFLKLGKEFESRFNSRLQEAADESWNKWNSTVSGGLPVRPKEIAHSGGRDGRPVMIRDQDWEVSSFSSESL
- a CDS encoding hypothetical protein (COG:S; EggNog:ENOG503P34S); translated protein: MASPNGTGYLLPATGAQGLANYPHARTIPSTARTIFVSGTSSRRGDGTYEGCETQADGTHILDCGTQTAAVLRNIETIIRGATDGKCGLESVVDATVFLTDIRSDYAAMNAEWNKVWPDRTKAPARTCVQVAALPNERLNVEIKCQAVVSE